The following proteins are encoded in a genomic region of Arcobacter suis CECT 7833:
- a CDS encoding 4Fe-4S dicluster-binding protein, which produces MNKPISEMGWDELAPGAILYTFDGDINYNIADIQPEDRMYSETSSKGMSVGDWRVLKPVWNSETCIDCQNCWIFCPDTSIIARNKEMKGVDYEHCKGCGLCVSVCPTNPKSLLMFNEYETVENALANWPEKKKKGE; this is translated from the coding sequence ATGAATAAACCAATAAGTGAAATGGGATGGGATGAATTAGCACCAGGTGCAATTCTTTATACATTCGACGGAGATATAAATTATAATATAGCTGATATTCAACCTGAAGATAGAATGTATTCAGAAACTAGTTCAAAAGGTATGAGTGTAGGAGACTGGAGAGTTCTTAAACCAGTTTGGAATTCTGAAACATGTATTGACTGTCAAAACTGCTGGATATTCTGTCCAGATACTTCAATCATTGCAAGAAATAAAGAGATGAAAGGTGTTGATTACGAACACTGTAAAGGTTGTGGATTATGTGTAAGCGTTTGTCCTACAAATCCAAAATCACTTTTAATGTTTAATGAATATGAAACTGTTGAAAATGCACTTGCAAATTGGCCTGAAAAAAAGAAGAAAGGTGAATAA
- a CDS encoding pyruvate flavodoxin oxidoreductase subunit gamma, which translates to MLEIRWHSRAGQGAVTGAKGLGSVVAETGKQVQAFAFYGSAKRGASMTAYNRIDDEPILNHEKYMQPDFVFILDPGLAITDNITANGKDTTKYIITTHLKKEELISLVPTLQGIEDRVFVLDCFQIARDTIGKAIPNTPMLGAFMKVSGMFELDYFKEKMKGVLKKLPQNVIDANMIAIQRAFDEVH; encoded by the coding sequence ATGTTAGAAATTAGATGGCATAGCCGTGCAGGACAAGGTGCTGTTACTGGTGCAAAAGGTCTTGGTTCTGTTGTTGCTGAAACTGGTAAACAAGTTCAAGCTTTTGCTTTTTATGGTTCAGCTAAAAGAGGTGCGTCTATGACGGCTTACAATAGAATTGACGATGAGCCAATCTTAAATCATGAAAAATATATGCAACCTGATTTTGTTTTTATATTAGATCCGGGTCTTGCAATCACTGATAATATCACGGCAAACGGTAAAGATACTACAAAATACATAATCACAACTCACCTAAAAAAAGAAGAATTAATCTCTTTAGTTCCAACTTTACAAGGAATTGAAGATAGAGTATTCGTTCTTGACTGTTTTCAAATTGCAAGAGATACAATTGGAAAAGCTATTCCAAATACTCCAATGCTTGGTGCATTTATGAAAGTTAGTGGAATGTTTGAACTTGACTACTTTAAAGAAAAAATGAAAGGGGTACTTAAAAAGTTACCTCAAAATGTTATTGATGCAAATATGATTGCAATCCAACGAGCTTTTGACGAAGTTCACTAA